A DNA window from Bacteroides cellulosilyticus contains the following coding sequences:
- a CDS encoding class I fructose-bisphosphate aldolase, with amino-acid sequence MSKTVDLLGQQAEYYLNHTCKTIDKKLIHVPGPDVIDKIWVDSDRNVRTLNSLQALYGHGRLANTGYVSILPVDQDIEHTAGASFAPNPIYFDPENIVKLAIEGGCNAVASTFGILGAVARKYAHKIPFVVKLNHNELLTYPNSYDQVMFGTVKEAWNMGAVAVGATIYFGSEQSRRQIIEISQAFEYAHELGMATILWCYLRNNDFKKDGTDYHAAADLTGQANHIGVTIKADIVKQKLPSNNGGFTAIHFGKTDERMYSELATSHPIDLCRYQVANGYMGRVGLINSGGESHGESDLRDAVVTAVINKRAGGMGLISGRKAFQKPMEEGIQLLNTIQDVYLDSSITIA; translated from the coding sequence ATGAGTAAAACAGTTGATTTGTTGGGACAGCAGGCAGAATATTACCTGAACCATACGTGTAAAACAATAGATAAGAAATTAATTCATGTTCCTGGACCTGATGTGATTGATAAAATCTGGGTGGACTCTGACAGAAATGTACGTACCCTTAATAGCTTGCAGGCTTTGTACGGACATGGACGCCTTGCGAATACCGGGTATGTGTCCATTCTGCCGGTCGACCAGGATATAGAACATACAGCCGGAGCATCATTCGCTCCGAATCCGATCTATTTTGATCCTGAAAATATAGTGAAACTGGCAATCGAAGGAGGCTGTAATGCAGTTGCATCCACATTTGGCATATTAGGGGCTGTTGCCCGTAAATATGCCCATAAAATACCTTTCGTAGTAAAACTGAACCATAACGAATTGCTGACTTATCCAAATTCTTACGATCAGGTGATGTTCGGAACCGTAAAAGAAGCATGGAATATGGGTGCGGTAGCTGTTGGCGCTACTATCTATTTCGGTTCGGAGCAAAGTCGCCGTCAGATTATTGAGATATCACAAGCTTTTGAATATGCTCATGAGTTAGGTATGGCAACCATTCTCTGGTGTTATCTCAGAAACAATGATTTTAAGAAGGACGGCACAGATTATCATGCGGCAGCCGACCTTACCGGACAGGCCAACCACATAGGAGTGACCATCAAGGCTGATATTGTAAAGCAAAAACTTCCTTCCAATAATGGCGGATTCACAGCTATTCACTTTGGTAAAACGGATGAAAGAATGTATTCTGAACTCGCAACTTCACATCCTATCGATCTTTGTCGCTACCAGGTTGCTAATGGCTATATGGGGCGTGTCGGTTTGATAAATTCCGGTGGTGAATCTCACGGAGAATCGGATTTGCGTGATGCTGTTGTTACAGCGGTTATCAATAAACGTGCCGGTGGAATGGGATTGATTAGCGGACGGAAAGCATTCCAAAAGCCAATGGAAGAGGGGATTCAATTGTTGAATACCATTCAGGATGTTTATTTGGATTCTTCAATAACAATTGCATAA
- a CDS encoding contractile injection system tape measure protein: MKNEKIDMSRESDTFRVSQDGVYIITGTNSRHGITVSAGINATIVLQNANLCDPGNMGVAFHIAENCHITVVLEGNNILHSGREMAAIQSRKNSVLIIKGDGKLVAYGGEGAAGIGCGYATECGDIIIVSGIIEAYAGYQHETSWRAGSAGIGGAGQYAGRKSKCGNITIAGGKIIAKCDKGNWDIGPGDEGTCGSVKVDKNVIAPGVRVYDSAAPEPTHTPDPTPAPTPNPAPAPTPHFGTEQYGDLKHIPIPNAGLVILSPFFPKLFMRLGMLSQDYRSFNSNESKVRAIFILQRLITNEDREYNEKELFLNRLLVNYFSDEPLPRRLELNQDELNTIDSLLEIAKMSWSKMRSTSMRAFQEAFLSRNGSIEKTEREWTLTVEERAYDILLDSIPWSYKLMRLPWMDNMLRVNWR; encoded by the coding sequence ATGAAAAATGAAAAAATAGACATGAGTAGGGAATCGGATACTTTCCGTGTCTCTCAAGATGGAGTGTACATTATCACAGGTACCAATTCGAGACATGGTATCACAGTGTCTGCAGGAATAAATGCGACAATTGTTCTACAAAATGCCAACTTATGTGATCCGGGAAACATGGGCGTTGCATTTCATATTGCGGAAAACTGTCATATCACGGTAGTTCTTGAAGGAAACAACATACTACACAGTGGTCGTGAAATGGCTGCAATTCAATCAAGAAAGAACTCCGTCCTGATCATTAAAGGCGATGGAAAATTAGTTGCATACGGTGGAGAAGGTGCCGCCGGTATAGGATGTGGATATGCTACCGAATGTGGTGACATTATTATCGTAAGTGGAATCATAGAAGCCTATGCGGGTTATCAGCACGAAACCTCCTGGCGTGCGGGATCTGCAGGAATAGGCGGTGCCGGTCAATATGCAGGTCGAAAAAGTAAATGTGGAAACATAACAATCGCAGGAGGAAAAATCATAGCTAAATGTGACAAAGGAAATTGGGATATTGGCCCGGGCGATGAAGGAACTTGTGGCAGTGTAAAAGTAGATAAGAATGTAATAGCTCCCGGAGTACGTGTATATGATTCTGCTGCTCCGGAACCAACCCATACTCCAGATCCGACGCCGGCTCCTACTCCAAATCCGGCACCAGCCCCTACCCCTCATTTCGGTACAGAACAATATGGAGATTTGAAACATATACCTATACCCAATGCAGGATTAGTCATTCTCAGCCCATTTTTTCCAAAGCTTTTCATGAGGCTTGGTATGTTAAGCCAAGACTACAGAAGTTTCAATAGTAACGAATCAAAAGTACGAGCTATATTCATTTTACAACGCCTTATAACAAATGAAGACAGGGAGTATAATGAAAAAGAACTGTTCCTCAATCGTTTATTAGTAAATTATTTCTCCGACGAACCACTTCCCAGAAGACTGGAACTGAATCAAGATGAACTTAACACAATAGATTCTTTATTAGAAATAGCAAAAATGAGCTGGTCAAAAATGAGGAGCACTTCAATGAGAGCCTTCCAAGAAGCATTTTTAAGTAGAAACGGATCTATAGAAAAAACTGAAAGGGAATGGACTCTAACTGTAGAGGAACGTGCATACGATATATTATTGGATAGCATTCCCTGGTCATACAAACTCATGCGGTTACCGTGGATGGACAATATGCTCAGGGTTAACTGGAGATAA
- a CDS encoding helix-turn-helix domain-containing protein: MNETDCISLKSAPDIQRKSILISGFFFMFLLNMLTSSYTCNILYNLYIAVLGGYIFYNSLLHQVIKQKLKLRVYQETLSPLPVNNLNQQQESKSEKDVVEKEVLINGKKNSKVYLTPQKINEINQLLQTPEFIYDQKIKLEQFAQRVAVNSTYLNRYFNQEYGCSFLQYLTSLRIEQAEMLLRDSNAEIGDICYNTGFNSPSAFHKAFKTRYGCSPSEWRRRCLTEKLDAAVQ; the protein is encoded by the coding sequence ATGAATGAAACAGACTGTATATCCCTAAAATCAGCTCCCGATATTCAAAGAAAAAGCATCCTAATATCAGGATTCTTCTTCATGTTCTTATTGAATATGCTCACTTCTTCATATACCTGTAATATTTTATACAACCTTTATATTGCCGTATTAGGTGGATATATCTTTTATAATTCCCTCTTACACCAAGTCATAAAGCAAAAGCTCAAGTTACGTGTTTACCAGGAAACATTGTCCCCGCTCCCAGTGAATAACCTAAATCAACAACAAGAAAGCAAATCAGAAAAAGATGTCGTAGAAAAAGAGGTGCTCATAAATGGCAAGAAGAACTCCAAAGTATACTTGACTCCTCAAAAAATCAATGAAATAAACCAACTGTTACAAACACCGGAATTCATTTATGATCAAAAAATAAAATTGGAGCAGTTTGCTCAAAGAGTGGCAGTCAATTCCACCTATTTAAATAGATATTTCAATCAAGAATATGGATGTAGTTTTCTTCAATACCTTACGTCACTTCGCATTGAACAAGCAGAAATGCTTCTAAGAGACTCGAATGCAGAAATAGGAGACATCTGTTATAATACAGGTTTCAACAGTCCTTCTGCATTTCACAAAGCTTTTAAAACCCGATATGGTTGCTCTCCCTCGGAATGGAGAAGAAGATGTCTCACTGAAAAGTTGGATGCAGCCGTTCAATAA
- a CDS encoding TonB-dependent receptor plug domain-containing protein: MNNCYRGYTLIAFLVCSLAVYGQTEIQAIDTLRNIRLQEVIVTATQSDAPGTRSVIGQDAIRHIQATDLSVLSQLLPGVLVRNPDLNAPAAFTIRSATYENATNALGTAIVVDGLRMNNNANMQQMGLEGRGSLFNSTVLSGFDVRSLSPSSVELVEVIRGVPSARYGDVTSGVVLVKSKAGIQPLTIGIRLTATEKLASVGKGIAVSNNGGTLYLGADYALSNQSPQVFEESFQRFGIQAAYAKDFRSATLRLNMRGYWMKDNDKRGQSTVDGEFRKYLDQNISFSANGQWKLNRSWISNLEYQLGFTYGSQKNEFSTYYSGTQQVTTYTAQAGEHAGVFLPPHYFSQLSVEGKPLSGDVSLTANHRKTMGENISNHFQLGLHAEVEGNRGKGISFDPLRPPLEMLRVRTRSYRDIPLLYKYSAFAENHFILRYGKMRTEVQAGVRFTQLPTKRLQRNSSVDPRINLSQIFIDRTDDAFLSCFSVRLGWGLMHKMPVLAYLYPDKSYTDMNCFTYNDAENNQRLTVMHTFVTDRNFNSNLRLPVNQKFEIGVNFRIGGVTADVVWFKEHLKNGYCTSQLAEPFSYRRYSPLISKGEQPELTDEGVMNDGELLPYTLNTTFATYLSPQNGIEQEKQGVEYTIGPIHSKTLRSSFYISGGYLDVCEKNTALSALHPQIEVNGKAYPYVGIYETGSSVANTQIWQQLNSRFQCVTQIPRIGLITSLTLQAVWMDKQQRGMESRFNNPVYTDSNNQKCLNPVYYIDGEGNRHPFTPDMATDERFADLVIRANTTTAFLKDSYKPYFLLNLRVTKEIGRHVSVAFCANNLLQSNPKRYRQSIQKYAVVNPDLYYGAEISIRF; encoded by the coding sequence ATGAATAATTGTTACAGGGGCTATACATTAATTGCTTTTTTGGTTTGTTCGCTGGCGGTATATGGACAGACTGAAATACAGGCTATAGATACTCTTCGCAACATCCGGTTACAGGAGGTGATTGTAACTGCTACTCAATCAGATGCTCCGGGAACCCGTTCTGTCATTGGGCAGGATGCTATTCGTCATATACAGGCTACTGACCTTTCTGTCTTATCTCAATTACTACCCGGTGTTCTTGTACGCAATCCGGATCTGAATGCTCCGGCTGCCTTTACCATCCGCAGTGCAACTTATGAAAATGCGACTAATGCTTTAGGGACAGCCATAGTGGTGGATGGACTCCGCATGAATAATAATGCCAATATGCAGCAAATGGGACTTGAAGGTAGGGGAAGCCTCTTTAATAGCACGGTGTTATCCGGTTTCGACGTGCGTTCTTTGTCTCCATCTTCTGTGGAGTTGGTCGAGGTGATACGTGGTGTTCCTTCGGCACGTTATGGAGATGTGACCAGTGGTGTTGTTCTGGTTAAGTCGAAAGCCGGGATACAACCTCTTACTATCGGTATTCGTCTGACAGCTACGGAGAAACTTGCTTCTGTGGGGAAGGGCATTGCGGTCAGTAATAATGGGGGAACTCTCTATTTAGGAGCTGATTATGCACTTTCAAATCAATCGCCTCAAGTCTTTGAAGAATCTTTTCAAAGATTTGGAATCCAAGCGGCTTATGCGAAGGATTTCCGGTCGGCTACTTTGCGTCTTAATATGCGTGGTTATTGGATGAAGGACAATGATAAAAGAGGGCAGAGTACGGTGGATGGTGAATTTCGGAAATACCTGGATCAAAACATATCCTTTTCTGCTAACGGACAGTGGAAATTGAATCGTTCCTGGATTTCCAATCTTGAATATCAGCTGGGATTTACGTATGGAAGCCAGAAGAATGAATTCAGTACATATTATTCGGGAACGCAGCAAGTTACTACCTATACCGCACAGGCAGGTGAACATGCCGGAGTGTTCCTGCCTCCCCATTATTTCTCTCAGTTATCCGTTGAAGGCAAGCCATTGAGCGGGGATGTATCGTTGACTGCCAATCATAGAAAAACGATGGGTGAGAACATCAGTAACCATTTTCAACTGGGACTTCATGCTGAAGTGGAAGGGAATCGTGGAAAAGGAATCAGTTTCGATCCTCTTCGTCCTCCTTTGGAAATGCTCAGAGTGCGCACAAGGTCTTATCGGGATATACCTTTATTATATAAGTATTCTGCTTTTGCTGAAAATCACTTTATTCTCCGTTATGGGAAGATGCGGACCGAAGTGCAGGCGGGAGTACGTTTTACTCAGTTGCCGACTAAGCGTCTACAACGTAACTCTTCTGTTGATCCGCGTATCAATCTTTCCCAGATATTTATTGATAGGACGGATGATGCTTTTCTAAGTTGTTTCAGTGTACGTCTGGGGTGGGGATTGATGCATAAGATGCCTGTACTTGCTTATTTGTATCCCGATAAATCGTATACGGATATGAATTGCTTTACGTACAATGATGCTGAGAATAATCAGCGTCTGACCGTCATGCATACATTTGTAACTGACCGTAATTTTAACTCCAATTTGCGTTTGCCTGTTAATCAGAAGTTTGAAATAGGGGTGAATTTCCGGATAGGAGGTGTTACTGCGGATGTGGTATGGTTTAAGGAACATCTCAAAAATGGCTATTGTACATCCCAACTTGCCGAACCTTTTTCCTATCGCCGCTATTCCCCTTTGATCAGTAAAGGAGAACAACCGGAATTGACGGATGAGGGTGTCATGAATGATGGTGAACTTCTTCCATATACTTTGAATACTACGTTTGCTACCTATTTATCACCCCAGAATGGTATAGAACAGGAGAAACAAGGTGTTGAGTATACCATTGGTCCGATTCATTCAAAGACGCTGCGTTCTTCATTTTACATAAGTGGCGGATATCTGGATGTATGCGAAAAGAATACGGCACTTTCTGCCTTGCATCCCCAGATAGAAGTGAATGGAAAAGCTTACCCTTATGTAGGTATTTATGAAACAGGGTCTTCTGTTGCGAATACTCAAATCTGGCAACAATTGAATAGCCGGTTTCAGTGTGTTACTCAAATTCCCAGAATCGGTTTGATCACAAGCCTAACGCTTCAGGCGGTGTGGATGGATAAACAACAGCGGGGAATGGAGAGCCGGTTTAATAATCCTGTGTACACGGATAGTAATAATCAGAAGTGCCTGAATCCGGTTTATTATATAGACGGAGAGGGAAACCGACATCCTTTCACGCCGGACATGGCGACGGATGAACGTTTTGCTGATTTAGTGATCAGGGCGAATACAACTACCGCTTTTCTGAAGGACTCGTATAAACCTTATTTCTTATTGAATCTTCGGGTTACTAAAGAGATAGGACGTCATGTTTCGGTTGCTTTTTGTGCTAATAACCTGCTGCAATCCAATCCGAAACGATATCGGCAGAGCATACAGAAATATGCAGTTGTGAATCCGGATTTATATTATGGTGCGGAAATTAGTATCCGTTTTTAA
- a CDS encoding DUF4876 domain-containing protein codes for MKYYVLFFFVLFFCACTGDENRSSCSVSVQLLSPTDEVTLPFEEMEVVLTNKDQGTVYTSSCSSDGVALFNVEYGYYTVAVHYQSASGIIFSGRLESLSLLPEQGEEVMKVQLQLARSKINALVIKEIYYVGCKGELGADYQADQYITLYNNSDETVYLDGLCLALVDPMPGIVSPWVKYTDMKRIPVADMTWQFPGSGKEYPLLPGAETTIATNAVDHTGGEYQHANSVDLSKVDWGFWHVSLSKQNIAPGVKPLNLLLNLNPTAWMYSFPVVGPTFMIFGFEGVSAKEYVNNPLNRENRPQASNKTKFYLMIPKEWVIDCVECVENEAKLANKRVPDELNHEPVYIPEGDYSGKSLIRKSAASTNGHFIYQDTNNAAEDFVVSEPSLKK; via the coding sequence ATGAAATATTATGTATTGTTTTTCTTCGTGTTATTCTTCTGTGCTTGTACCGGGGATGAGAATCGTTCTTCATGTTCAGTGAGTGTCCAACTACTTTCTCCTACGGATGAAGTGACCTTGCCTTTCGAAGAGATGGAGGTGGTATTGACAAATAAGGATCAAGGTACGGTTTATACCTCTTCATGTTCTTCTGATGGAGTAGCTTTGTTTAATGTGGAATATGGATATTATACAGTTGCCGTACATTATCAATCTGCTTCCGGAATTATTTTCAGTGGAAGATTGGAATCTTTGTCGTTATTGCCCGAACAGGGTGAAGAAGTGATGAAAGTTCAGTTGCAACTGGCGCGCTCTAAAATAAATGCATTGGTCATTAAAGAGATTTATTATGTGGGCTGTAAAGGAGAGTTGGGAGCCGATTATCAGGCTGACCAGTATATTACACTCTATAATAACTCTGATGAGACTGTATATCTGGATGGATTGTGTTTGGCTTTGGTGGATCCGATGCCGGGTATTGTGTCTCCCTGGGTGAAATATACGGATATGAAACGGATTCCGGTTGCTGATATGACCTGGCAATTTCCGGGTAGCGGTAAGGAGTATCCTTTATTGCCCGGAGCGGAAACTACCATTGCAACGAATGCTGTAGATCATACCGGAGGCGAATATCAACATGCCAATTCGGTTGACTTATCTAAAGTTGACTGGGGATTCTGGCATGTAAGCCTGAGCAAACAGAACATAGCACCCGGTGTGAAACCATTAAATCTGCTTTTAAACCTTAACCCGACTGCATGGATGTATTCATTTCCGGTGGTTGGACCCACATTCATGATATTTGGATTTGAAGGCGTTAGTGCAAAGGAATATGTAAATAATCCATTGAACAGGGAAAACAGGCCCCAAGCTTCTAATAAGACTAAATTTTATTTGATGATTCCGAAAGAGTGGGTGATTGATTGTGTGGAGTGTGTGGAAAATGAAGCCAAGCTTGCCAATAAGCGTGTGCCTGATGAACTGAACCATGAACCTGTGTATATTCCGGAAGGAGATTATTCAGGGAAATCGTTGATACGTAAAAGTGCAGCATCAACTAACGGGCACTTCATTTATCAGGATACGAATAATGCGGCAGAGGACTTTGTCGTATCCGAACCGTCTTTGAAAAAATAA
- a CDS encoding DUF6850 family outer membrane beta-barrel protein — translation MRSTLFILWLLSAIPVYAQSDSLHIYSMQEVYQQNNWLTGANPVGMSFNRFRSFSVAEVGYRFEDGNFGNVSLPASSNKYTVFGESYQTIGNVSLYGKIGYVNNRKQEVNWNGMTGDCWRGINLCDSVSGDQRSEQYQLSGAFSLPVSSRWLIGSRFDYLVDLNAKDTDPRNENQWMEWKITPGVGYECGSHRLGASIFYGNRKETVDYQNIGTHTTYPFLVSYPLGYFKTLPKGENIKWYYSAQEFGGFLQEEGVYGRFRLFQQIGGSLVRQNTVSDRIQNKKEGETDGWKLDYKGVGSLVSSLNRHEWSCKVLFDKSDSYDLLQQQEENMGTWHSSGKVLRSTARINEYGLTYGYYRLYNEWNSRYSIVSGIDFKQTKSQLFFYPAEYTQTVRRFTAYSTFTRNFLLSNARIDLAIGAEYGKGGGTMIAEKQLQSGQNTPAIKLWQNMNRLEQEYNYLTEPRWALHLSLTYTHTASFTWFARLTAGYENASKNLFNSNKENISVQIGLFF, via the coding sequence ATGCGGAGTACATTATTTATTTTATGGCTTCTGTCGGCGATTCCCGTATATGCACAGTCTGATTCATTGCATATCTATTCTATGCAAGAGGTTTATCAGCAGAATAATTGGCTGACAGGAGCTAATCCGGTAGGAATGTCATTCAATCGTTTCCGCTCGTTCTCTGTGGCGGAAGTGGGGTATAGGTTTGAAGATGGAAACTTTGGTAATGTCAGTTTGCCGGCTTCATCCAATAAGTATACGGTGTTTGGTGAATCCTACCAGACTATAGGTAATGTCTCTTTATATGGAAAAATAGGATATGTGAATAACCGGAAGCAAGAGGTGAACTGGAATGGGATGACCGGTGACTGCTGGCGTGGAATAAATCTTTGTGACTCAGTGAGTGGCGATCAACGTTCGGAACAATACCAACTGTCCGGTGCATTTTCATTACCCGTTTCTTCGCGTTGGCTGATTGGTTCGAGGTTTGATTATTTAGTTGACCTGAATGCCAAGGATACAGATCCCCGGAATGAAAACCAGTGGATGGAGTGGAAAATAACTCCCGGAGTTGGTTATGAGTGTGGAAGTCATCGTTTGGGTGCTTCCATATTCTATGGCAATCGTAAAGAAACGGTGGATTATCAGAATATAGGTACTCATACGACATATCCTTTCTTAGTTTCTTATCCGTTAGGGTACTTTAAAACTTTGCCTAAAGGGGAAAACATAAAATGGTATTATTCTGCACAGGAATTCGGAGGATTCTTACAAGAAGAGGGAGTTTATGGACGCTTCCGGCTATTTCAACAGATAGGAGGGAGCCTTGTTAGACAAAATACAGTAAGTGACCGTATACAAAACAAGAAAGAAGGTGAAACAGATGGCTGGAAACTGGATTATAAAGGTGTAGGTTCATTAGTTTCTTCGTTGAATCGACACGAATGGAGTTGTAAAGTTTTGTTTGACAAGTCGGATAGTTATGATCTTTTGCAGCAGCAGGAAGAGAACATGGGTACATGGCATTCTTCGGGGAAGGTTCTCCGTTCTACTGCCCGTATTAATGAATATGGGTTGACTTATGGTTACTATCGACTTTATAATGAGTGGAATAGTCGTTATTCTATCGTTTCGGGAATTGACTTTAAGCAGACAAAAAGTCAATTGTTTTTTTATCCGGCTGAATATACGCAAACTGTACGCCGTTTTACTGCATATTCTACATTTACTCGGAATTTCTTATTGTCTAATGCCCGAATTGATTTAGCTATTGGGGCAGAGTATGGTAAAGGAGGTGGAACTATGATAGCTGAAAAACAGCTGCAATCAGGACAGAATACGCCCGCAATCAAATTATGGCAGAATATGAATCGGTTAGAACAGGAGTACAATTACTTAACAGAGCCCAGATGGGCATTACATTTATCTCTAACTTATACTCATACAGCTTCTTTTACTTGGTTTGCCCGATTGACGGCGGGATATGAAAATGCTTCTAAAAATCTTTTTAATTCAAATAAGGAAAATATTTCTGTACAAATAGGATTGTTTTTCTAA
- a CDS encoding ATP-binding protein: MEKKENLDGRNLGLGPVGRWIIYIDKCTGCGECVDACSLGLLYIEDEKVQMKEERYCSECEDCASACAFRAITFK; encoded by the coding sequence ATGGAAAAGAAAGAAAATTTGGATGGCCGGAATTTAGGTCTGGGACCTGTCGGTAGATGGATTATTTACATTGACAAATGTACGGGATGTGGTGAATGTGTGGATGCTTGCAGTTTGGGACTTCTTTATATTGAAGATGAGAAAGTACAAATGAAAGAAGAAAGGTATTGTAGTGAATGTGAAGATTGTGCCAGCGCTTGTGCATTTAGGGCAATAACCTTTAAATAG
- a CDS encoding helix-turn-helix domain-containing protein — translation MKNLYLFLFLFLCGACSNLDKKGVLDEELSKTPILSACFDSLLSEVRNMPSRDRIAYMIKISHRNEKAIDGVKKQEQLLMEVLPLSSSQKRKEILFQLVKVCSRLDRFGISDANLKGFKWIEMLEANHSLSQKEEWQVNEMKALLLNERGNQDEFLPIWYKLLKQYREADRPEDVGKCLLTIANHFIMLEDYENALPLYKEAYQLALEHKSIELQQVSGIMLIKYLCGAGYYSESLEYYNKIKPEIAFNPSMQNEVVKSYMELNKPDSARIYLAARLLSERGDKIVLNCMMAETYIPEGQEDSAFVFLDRAMKSYKEKAKNYQKQGKEAILPNCFLSPCYLFADLLWKKGKIQQASQYYMIVEPLMKERVKTPVRMELQIKALTNFSSFCRETKQYEKAFDLLARRDSVLQTYLEFKAKNDKKNYAERLKIQELKHELNESEDANRVNTHVAAICIFLLVISVAATFKSISMYRKSRKQGAVNYRLQGMIKKCDEGDVSESHSASMDQYELLFWQALHKVRDEQYFLKSDLTIETLADVLNTNRSYLSVSINRFCDKGFSVWLNNFRIQHAEQLMRANPSIVLKDLPGQCGYATTGTFVRNFKRCHNMSPSEFMNKLLIEQTLPKVEK, via the coding sequence GTGAAAAATCTCTATCTATTTCTTTTTCTGTTTTTATGCGGTGCTTGTTCGAATCTTGATAAAAAAGGAGTTTTAGATGAAGAATTGTCAAAAACACCGATATTGTCGGCTTGTTTTGATTCTCTGTTATCTGAAGTTAGAAATATGCCTTCTAGGGATAGGATAGCATATATGATTAAAATATCGCATAGGAATGAAAAGGCAATAGATGGAGTAAAAAAGCAGGAGCAGCTTTTGATGGAGGTTTTACCATTAAGTTCTAGTCAAAAAAGGAAGGAAATCTTATTTCAATTAGTGAAGGTTTGTAGTCGATTAGATAGATTTGGAATTTCTGATGCTAACTTGAAGGGGTTTAAATGGATAGAAATGTTAGAAGCCAATCATTCACTTTCACAGAAGGAAGAATGGCAAGTGAATGAAATGAAAGCGTTATTGCTTAACGAACGGGGGAATCAAGATGAATTTCTTCCTATTTGGTATAAATTATTAAAACAGTATCGTGAGGCTGATAGACCGGAAGATGTGGGCAAGTGCCTTCTAACTATAGCGAATCATTTTATAATGTTGGAAGATTATGAAAATGCATTACCACTATACAAGGAGGCATACCAGTTGGCATTAGAACATAAATCCATAGAATTACAACAAGTCTCTGGTATTATGTTGATAAAATATTTATGTGGAGCAGGGTATTATTCGGAATCATTGGAATATTATAACAAAATAAAACCGGAAATAGCGTTTAATCCTTCAATGCAGAATGAAGTTGTAAAAAGTTATATGGAGCTTAATAAGCCTGATAGTGCACGTATTTACTTAGCTGCAAGGTTGTTATCAGAAAGAGGTGATAAGATTGTTCTAAACTGTATGATGGCTGAAACCTATATTCCAGAAGGACAGGAAGATTCCGCTTTTGTGTTTTTGGATAGGGCTATGAAATCTTATAAAGAGAAAGCGAAGAACTATCAAAAACAAGGTAAAGAAGCCATCTTGCCTAATTGTTTTTTATCTCCTTGTTATTTGTTTGCTGATTTATTGTGGAAAAAAGGTAAGATTCAACAAGCAAGTCAATATTATATGATTGTTGAACCTTTAATGAAAGAGAGGGTTAAAACGCCCGTTCGGATGGAGCTCCAAATAAAAGCCCTTACCAATTTCAGTTCTTTCTGCCGTGAAACTAAGCAATATGAAAAAGCTTTTGATTTATTAGCTCGACGAGATTCTGTTTTGCAAACGTATTTGGAATTTAAGGCAAAGAACGATAAAAAGAATTATGCAGAGCGTTTAAAGATTCAGGAATTGAAACACGAATTAAATGAGAGTGAAGATGCAAATAGAGTAAATACACATGTGGCTGCAATCTGTATTTTTCTATTAGTAATTTCTGTAGCAGCTACATTCAAGTCCATATCTATGTACCGCAAGTCAAGGAAACAAGGTGCTGTAAACTATAGACTTCAAGGAATGATTAAGAAATGCGATGAAGGAGATGTATCTGAATCACATTCTGCATCTATGGATCAATATGAACTTTTATTTTGGCAAGCCTTACATAAAGTTCGTGATGAACAATACTTCCTTAAAAGTGATCTTACGATAGAGACGTTGGCTGATGTACTGAATACGAATCGTTCTTATTTATCGGTTAGCATCAATAGATTCTGTGATAAAGGCTTTAGTGTTTGGCTGAATAATTTCCGTATTCAGCATGCCGAGCAACTGATGAGAGCAAATCCTTCAATTGTCCTTAAAGATTTGCCGGGACAATGTGGTTATGCAACTACTGGTACTTTTGTTCGGAACTTTAAGCGGTGCCATAACATGAGTCCAAGTGAATTTATGAATAAACTTCTTATTGAACAAACGCTTCCTAAAGTAGAGAAGTAA